Proteins from a single region of Thermococcus sp. EP1:
- a CDS encoding DUF473 domain-containing protein, which produces MELLVLAGIARKALDQILRNPYRTIEIRSARNVIVIQNLKPGERLFLTYETPQDITHGTEGVIAEILRIERMEQRIPWEESDEREQTVCRVQLRLKGLGKVIEVSKEENMVKVKVREMLPHEMAMG; this is translated from the coding sequence ATGGAGCTTCTTGTACTTGCGGGAATAGCTCGAAAAGCTCTTGATCAAATTTTAAGAAATCCTTACCGAACAATAGAGATAAGAAGTGCCAGGAATGTAATAGTCATACAAAACTTAAAACCCGGAGAAAGACTTTTCTTAACATATGAAACTCCTCAAGACATAACACATGGAACTGAGGGTGTAATAGCGGAGATCCTTAGAATAGAGAGAATGGAGCAAAGAATCCCGTGGGAAGAAAGCGATGAAAGAGAACAAACAGTTTGCAGGGTTCAATTGAGACTCAAAGGATTGGGAAAAGTCATCGAAGTTTCAAAAGAGGAAAATATGGTGAAAGTAAAAGTGAGGGAAATGCTTCCGCACGAAATGGCCATGGGTTAA